GGAATCACTCCGAACAGCTTCATCCGTTAAGTTGACGCAAAGGCAGGTGTCGCACATGGACTGGCGAGAAGAGTACAAGCGCAAGCTGGTGCCCGCGGACGAAGCCCTCAAGGCCGTCAAGAACGGAGACTTCGTCTCGTTCACCACGGGCAGGGAGTCCCAGTCGCTGGGCTACGCCCTGGCGGGCCGAGCCACGGAGCTTAAGGGCGTCCGCATCCATATTCAGACGCCGGGCCTGGACTTCGGCTGGTACGACCGCGACCCCATCTGGGAGCAGGCCTTCGAAATCAAGGTCGGGTACGTCTTCCCCAAGGGCGTCGTCCGGGAATGGATTGACGAACGCCGCGGCGACTACGTGCCCGGCCAGATCATCCCCTTCGAGGAGCGCAAAGACCTGCGTCAGATGGACGTGCTGCTCGCGGAGGTCTCCCCGCCGGACGAGCACGGCTTCTGCTCCTTTGGCGCCAGCGTGTGGAACAAGAAGGAGCAGATACGGGCCGCCAAGACCGTGATCGCGGAGGTCAATCACAACCTCATCCGCACCTACGGCGACAACTTCGTCCACGTGTCGGAGATAGACTACTTCGTGGAGTACGAGCGGACGGCGGGCTGGGGCATCAAGCCGCCCGCGCCGCCGGCGGAGTCCAAGCCCATCGCCGACCTGGTCGCCACGCTGGTGAAGGACGGCGACTGCGTGCAGGTGGGCGCGGGCTCCCTCAGCGAGTCCCTGCCGTCGTCAGGCGTGTTCAACAACCGGGCGGACCTGGGGATGCACACGGAGATGACGGCGCGGGGAATGGTCAAGCTGGTGCGGGAGGGCGTCATCAACGGCAAACGCAAGCAGATTAACGCGGGCAAAGCCGTGGCTACCGCCGTGGGAGGCTCCCGCGAGGACATGGCCTACATCAACATGAACCCTCAGTTTGAGGTGTACACCGCCGCCTACGTGGTGAACCCCAAAATCATCTGTCTGAACGACAACATGCTCTCCGTCAACAACGGCCTCATGGTGGACCTGACCGGCCAGATCACCGCCGAGGCCATCGGCCCGCGAATGTTCAGCGGCTCCGGCGGCCAGCCGGCCTTCGCCTGGGGGGCCAACATGTCACGCGGCGGCAGGTACGTCGAGGTGCTGCCCGCCACGGCGTCCGGCGGCACGATTTCGCGCATTGTGCCCCTGCTGCCGCCGGGCACGGTGGTGACCGTCCCGCGCTTTCTGGCGGACATCGTTGTCACCGAGTACGGCATGGCACACCTCAAGGGCAAGACCACCCACGAGCGTGCGGACGCGCTCATCGCCATTGCGCACCCGGACTTCCGCGACAAGCTGCGGAAAGAGGCCCAGCGCATCCTGGATATGTAGGCCCAGCCATGCAAGACTTCGCCGAAAGCGAAACGCCCGCGTTGTCGCCAGCGTCCGTCCATGACCTCTGGCGTCAGGTGGAGGCCTACGCGCGGGAGACGGGGGACATTGACCTGGACATGGTCATCGCCGCCATCGCGGCCAGCGAGGGCATGCCCGTGGAGGACGCGGAGCAGCCGTGGGCGGCGCCGCCCACGAACGATTCATAGGCGCACGAGTTTCCGGAAAAAGAGAAGCCCCCTGGCGACGCCAGGGGGCTTTCTCTTGCATCCGAACGGAGGGCTTTAGTGCGCTCCGGCCTTCGCGGCGTGCGTCTTCTCCATCACGAACTCAAACGCCCGGATAGCGGCGGTCACGCCATCCCCAACAGAGGAGGCAAGCTGGCGCACGGAGTGCCACCGGCAGTCGCCCGCGGCGAACACGCCCGGCACCTCCGTGTGCATGTTCAGGTCCACCTTTACATGGCCGGACGCGTCCAGCGGCACCACGCCCTGGAGGAACTGCGTCTGCGGATAGAACCCAATGTAGATGAAGATGCCGCCCATGGGCATCTCGGCCTTCTGGTTGGTCTTCAGGTTCTTGACCAGCAGCTTGTTGACCTGGCCGTCGCCCTTGATCTCCTCCACAGCCGAGTTCCAGATGAACTTCACCTTGGGGTTTTCATGGGCCCGCTCCTGCAGGATTTTGCTGGCGCGGAGCTGGTCCCGGCGGTGGATGACGGTGACCGAGTTGCACATCTGGGTCAGGTACAAGCCTTCGTCCAGAGCGGAGTCGCCGCCGCCGATAACGGCCACGTCCTGACCGGTGAAGAAGTTGCCGTCGCAGGTGGCGCAGTAGGAGACGCCCTTGGCCTCGAACTCCTCCTCGCCGGGCACGCCCAGCTTCTTGTGGGCGCCGCCCGTCGCCACGATGACGGCCTTGGCGCGGTAGGTATCATCCTGAGCGGTCCGCAGGGTGAAGGGCCACGTCTTGACGTCGAGCTTGACCGCCTCGTCGTAGGTGACCTCCAGCCCGAACTTGCTGGCCTGACCCTCGCAGGCCATCACCAGGTCAACCCCACGGATGCCGTCCGGGAAGCCTGGATAGTTCTCAATGATATCCGTGTTGATGATCTGCCCGCCGATGACCTCCTTCTCCAGAAGGATGGTCTTCAGCTTGGCGCGCACAGTGTACAGACCGGCGCTGAGACCGGAGACACCACCGCCAAGAATTACGACATCATAATCGCCACCCATGACTTGCAGCCTCCTTGCTTCAGATGAATTGACGAACCGTCCGACAGGTATGCCGGAACGCGAACTTTTTCAGTATACACGCTCCGCCATCTCCCCGACAAGTTTTGGGTTGTCAGTCGGGAAATGGCAGCTTGCCCTTCGATATGCTCACCATGAGCGACCACAACCAGGCAGGTACAAGGATGTAGAAGCCCTGCTCCATGAATAGCCTGTACGCCGACTCCGGGACGCCGGGTGAGGAAGAGTGCTCGCGGGCCCGCGATGGGCTGAGGCATTCGAGCAATCAGATAATCCACGACGATTATGTACAGAGATTTCTGTCCCTTCTCGGAGCGGGCGCTTGCATGGAATCTTTAGAGATTATGTTACGACGCAACACAGCACCCGTTCAACGCAGCCCTCTGGTCCGCCTACTTCCGCCGGGACGCGATATACCGAACCACCTCATCCAACCGGGTGAACCAGTCCCGCCCCATCCTGACCGCCGGTATCCGTCCCGTCCTCGCTAGCAAGCGCAGGTGAGAGTGACTCAAGCCCGAGTGAAGGGCCGCCTTTTTCAAGCTGATGAGGAGCTTCCGGTTCAGGCGTCGTCCGTGATTCCCGTACCCCTCGTCTGACCCCTCCTTTCGGGTGCCCATAGCGCGCTCCAATACCGCAGGGATGCTGTTAGCATCGAGTCCATTTTCTCGGATGCCCCCGCCAAGGAAGCCATCCCTGTTTGGTTACGCAACGTGATGTCACTATACACGGGCAATAAACGCTTTCCGCCTATCGACCACATAGAGCGCCGCGGAGAGTATACATTATTGCCCCGCTCCTTCAACGCTATACGTCACACAAATGGACGCCTTTGTCAAGCCTCGTGCGGCGGCATCGGCTCGTGTGATACCTCTGTCCAATCTGGTACAATAGTTAGCTCGTCGGGCGTTTCTCAGGAACGACAGCAATCGTAGATATATACGCCCGACAGGTGTTGTATGAATTTAGCCGTCATCGGCGGCGGGTGCTACGGGTGCCTGCACACGCGGCAGCTCCGCAAGGCCCATCTGTACGGCAAGATACGCGCCGACCGCATTCTGGTGGTGGACCGGCACGCGGACTGCCGCGCCAGCGTGGAGTTCGCCGGCGACCCCCTGGTGCACATCGTCCAGGCGGACTGGCTCACCTTCCTGTGCGACTACCTGGACCACCTGCCGCCGGACACGGACGCCCAGATCGTCCCGGCGCCCTTTGCGCCGCACCTGTTGTTCGACTGGCTCGCCGCCAGCGTCCGACGCGCCCTTCCGCGCGCCGCGGTAGCGCGCCAGCCCTGCGAACTGCGCATGGGCCTGCCCTACGAGCACACCGACCAATCCGGCAACCGCTTCC
This genomic window from Dehalococcoidia bacterium contains:
- a CDS encoding acetyl-CoA hydrolase/transferase C-terminal domain-containing protein: MDWREEYKRKLVPADEALKAVKNGDFVSFTTGRESQSLGYALAGRATELKGVRIHIQTPGLDFGWYDRDPIWEQAFEIKVGYVFPKGVVREWIDERRGDYVPGQIIPFEERKDLRQMDVLLAEVSPPDEHGFCSFGASVWNKKEQIRAAKTVIAEVNHNLIRTYGDNFVHVSEIDYFVEYERTAGWGIKPPAPPAESKPIADLVATLVKDGDCVQVGAGSLSESLPSSGVFNNRADLGMHTEMTARGMVKLVREGVINGKRKQINAGKAVATAVGGSREDMAYINMNPQFEVYTAAYVVNPKIICLNDNMLSVNNGLMVDLTGQITAEAIGPRMFSGSGGQPAFAWGANMSRGGRYVEVLPATASGGTISRIVPLLPPGTVVTVPRFLADIVVTEYGMAHLKGKTTHERADALIAIAHPDFRDKLRKEAQRILDM
- the trxB gene encoding thioredoxin-disulfide reductase, which gives rise to MGGDYDVVILGGGVSGLSAGLYTVRAKLKTILLEKEVIGGQIINTDIIENYPGFPDGIRGVDLVMACEGQASKFGLEVTYDEAVKLDVKTWPFTLRTAQDDTYRAKAVIVATGGAHKKLGVPGEEEFEAKGVSYCATCDGNFFTGQDVAVIGGGDSALDEGLYLTQMCNSVTVIHRRDQLRASKILQERAHENPKVKFIWNSAVEEIKGDGQVNKLLVKNLKTNQKAEMPMGGIFIYIGFYPQTQFLQGVVPLDASGHVKVDLNMHTEVPGVFAAGDCRWHSVRQLASSVGDGVTAAIRAFEFVMEKTHAAKAGAH